A genomic window from Desulfovermiculus halophilus DSM 18834 includes:
- a CDS encoding PilZ domain-containing protein, producing MQLSDLSTELGRNQETKQRKLRYLSDRLNFCHFQGQNISIVLKHRVFNRLKVLTSRVFPTIGSEVVCQPQSGEDATWLLERFQVHKVSIHLKNAYLDFFPAYIRVDSGLIRLGLPEECFEISDPEINSRKCTNVHGQIVCDHGLYTVEPLEFSPSQIKVVLPWKEHRILHWSPPNESLWLILYSEYNTYFSGNCQVQEEQETERGLQILLSFPQEPYARFRRRKFRSQRVQITPPPDIVFSHPLSRESLSFKIHDISGRGFSFLVPKDKNLFFPRLTIPRLELRFGLHFSITCTTHLVYCIEHDAYIRCGACFIDIDLESITKILYLLHQLQDSNAYVMHQYVDPEKLWEFFFSTGFIYPQKYYHMSNHAQELKTLYAKLYSGTPTITKHFTYQEHGDILAHISMLRIFDRSWLIHHHAADKASSRLAGVKVLSQISRYVNEVHTFESAKMDYVMCFYRPDNKFPARVFGGVARKLRNSHKCSLDTFTYISSIHGMHPGPIGRKYWVDIAHPEDIEDFFHIYKQISNGLLPHTFNFIESDELFQSYASNDLNRSLKTYVLQTENGPAAIVLLLMSDVGLNMSDVTHCMYFFAIQYNEIDKDLINKCVLDILQKENAKDTSLMLFPECLAKHMNIKSEKRYTLWILNLKYLDEYFQYCTRLFGKF from the coding sequence TGTCGGATAGGCTGAACTTTTGCCACTTCCAAGGGCAAAATATCTCTATTGTCCTCAAGCACAGGGTCTTTAACAGACTCAAGGTGCTGACCTCCAGAGTTTTTCCGACCATTGGCTCGGAAGTCGTCTGTCAGCCGCAAAGCGGGGAAGATGCAACTTGGTTGTTGGAAAGATTTCAAGTACACAAAGTCAGTATCCACCTCAAAAATGCCTACCTTGATTTTTTCCCTGCTTACATCCGTGTAGACTCCGGCCTGATTCGGCTTGGCCTCCCGGAAGAATGCTTTGAAATATCCGATCCTGAAATAAACAGCCGTAAATGCACAAATGTGCACGGGCAAATCGTCTGCGATCATGGCCTATATACTGTTGAGCCCCTCGAATTCAGCCCATCACAGATCAAAGTTGTTCTGCCGTGGAAAGAACATCGTATACTGCACTGGTCTCCCCCAAATGAGAGCCTATGGCTTATCCTGTATTCAGAATACAATACGTACTTCTCAGGCAACTGTCAGGTACAAGAGGAGCAGGAGACCGAAAGAGGGCTACAGATTTTGCTCAGCTTTCCTCAAGAGCCCTATGCTCGCTTCAGACGGCGTAAGTTCCGCAGTCAGCGAGTTCAGATAACGCCCCCTCCCGATATTGTCTTTTCTCACCCGTTAAGTAGAGAAAGCTTGTCATTCAAGATACATGACATATCCGGCAGAGGATTCTCTTTTCTGGTTCCCAAGGACAAGAACCTCTTTTTCCCTCGATTGACAATACCACGTCTTGAATTACGATTCGGACTGCATTTTTCAATTACTTGTACAACACATCTCGTATACTGTATTGAACATGATGCCTATATTCGATGCGGCGCATGCTTTATCGACATTGACCTTGAAAGCATAACTAAAATTCTTTATCTCCTGCATCAGCTCCAAGACAGCAACGCTTACGTGATGCATCAATACGTTGACCCTGAAAAGCTCTGGGAGTTCTTTTTTTCCACAGGATTCATATACCCCCAGAAATATTATCATATGTCCAATCATGCCCAAGAGCTGAAAACGCTTTATGCAAAGCTCTACTCAGGCACACCCACCATTACAAAACACTTTACCTACCAAGAGCACGGGGATATCTTGGCCCATATTTCCATGCTCCGCATATTTGATCGCTCCTGGCTTATCCATCACCATGCTGCGGACAAGGCATCTTCCCGCTTGGCTGGAGTAAAAGTATTAAGTCAAATCAGCCGCTACGTGAACGAAGTCCATACCTTCGAATCGGCAAAAATGGACTACGTCATGTGTTTCTACCGACCGGACAACAAGTTTCCTGCCCGGGTTTTTGGAGGTGTGGCCCGAAAGCTACGAAACAGCCACAAGTGCAGCCTGGACACCTTTACCTATATCTCCTCAATACATGGCATGCACCCTGGACCGATAGGGCGGAAATATTGGGTCGATATTGCGCACCCCGAGGATATCGAAGACTTTTTTCACATCTACAAACAAATCTCGAATGGACTTTTGCCGCATACGTTCAATTTCATTGAATCCGACGAACTGTTTCAATCGTATGCATCAAACGACTTGAATCGGAGCCTGAAGACCTACGTCCTGCAGACAGAAAACGGGCCAGCTGCCATTGTCTTGCTGCTTATGTCCGATGTCGGCTTAAACATGTCTGACGTAACACATTGCATGTACTTTTTCGCAATTCAATATAACGAGATTGATAAAGATCTCATCAACAAATGTGTCCTAGACATATTACAAAAAGAAAACGCAAAGGACACAAGCCTCATGCTGTTCCCCGAATGCTTAGCAAAGCATATGAACATTAAGTCTGAAAAAAGATATACCTTATGGATACTCAATCTCAAGTATCTCGACGAGTATTTTCAGTACTGCACCAGACTTTTTGGTAAATTCTAA